The genomic region CCATGTATCAATCTCAAAAAAAAATACCCGCTACGGTTACGTTCGTCGATATAGCAGGGCTTGTTAAAGGCGCAGCTGCAGGTCAAGGGCTAGGAAACCAGTTCCTGGGACATATAAGAGAAGTCGACCTCATTTTGCACGTCTTGCGTTGCTTTGAAGACGAAAATGTCATTAGAGAAAACGGAAAGATCGATCCTTTGGCTGATTATGAGATTATTATAGCAGAATTAATGCTTAAAGACCTTGAATTAATTAATAAACGGCTTGAAAAAATGGTCAAACTCATTCGGAGAGCGCAAGGAAAACCAAAAGAATTAAAAGAACTACAAGACGAACAAAAACTGTTAGAAGACGTACAAAAGGCTCTAGATACAGGCAATTTTGAAAAAGCTCGTACATTACTTCAAGAAAGCAATGTTCAAGCCCCCCCAATGCTAAGTACCAAAAATTACCTGATTATCGCCAATGTATCTGAAGAGGAACTTGATGGTAACGCCTATGAACGAAATCCTCATTACCAAGCACTTATAAAACAGTTTGGCAAAAAGCGCATTATTGCCTTGAATGCAAAAACAGAATTCGAGCTCTCGCAGATGGATGAATTACAAGCTAAAGAAATGATGGATATGCTTGGTATTAAAGAAAAAAGCTTGGATACGGTAATAAAAAAAAGTTATGAATATTTAGGTTTAATTACCTTCTTTACCTGTGGACCAGTAGAAATTCATGCCTGGCCAATACACGAAGGAACGGCCGCTCGCCAAGCAGCTGGTGAAATTCACTCAGACTTGGAGCGTGGTTTTATTTGCGCAGAAGTATTTAGTTATAATGATCTTGCAGAACTGGGCAGCACCGCAAAGGTTAAAGAAGAAGGTAAAACCCGCCGAGAAGGCCAAGATTATCTTGTTAGAGACGGCGATATTATCCTTATTAAATTCAATGTATAATACATATACAACAATCGCTATTTGCCTCTCACTCGATAACGTGTATACTAAAGAGTGTTGAGCAACGTTTAATTTAGCAGAAGGGTCCCTATAGAAAGCAATATCATTTCCAATTTCTTATTAACCATATATCAATTTTATTATTTCCGAGTATCGATTTTATTTTTTCCAGAGGATTTTAAATAATTATGAAAAATATTTACGTAGGTAACTTGTCATATAACGCAACAGAAAATCAAGTTAAAGACCTTTTTGCAGAGTTTGGTGAAGTTGCTTCAGTACGTATAATCAAAGACAAATTTACTGGCAACTCTAAAGGTTTTGCTTTTGTCGAAATGCCTGCAAATGACGAAGCTGAACAAGCAATTAGTAGTTTAGATGGAAAAGAAATTGGCGGTCGCAACATTAAAGTTAATGAAGCTCGCCCACGTGAAGAACGTCCAGTTCGTCGTGGACCTCGCCATTTCTAGTTTTAATTAAAACTATTTTAATTAAAAAAATTGACAATAAGGAAAGTCCGGCCCTAAAAAGCCGGATTTTTTTGCTCAAAAACATTTCAATGTGAATGTAGCTTGGATATTGATCTTGTAAAAATATATCTATTTGATATAGTAAAAAAATAAGATAATTAAACAAATGGAAGGTATTCTACCATGCATATAAATATAACCGTTGGTATGATGCGGATTTTATTAACAGCGTTGTTAGGTTTTTTTGGTGCAACTAACGACTACTGCAAAACAAGTACAAACAGTTGCACAGACATAACAAAAAAACACTGGACATGGAAAAGAATCAATCAAAATGAGTATATATTTCCATCATACTTTTTGTTTGGCGCCGGCACATCTGCACACCAAATAGAAGAAAATTGCGATAACAACACATGGGGTAAAAACTCACGATACGCACAACAATTACGTATTATTAAACAATCTGAATTTGACAAAACGTGGAATGAACAAAAAGATAATTGGTGCAAAAATTTCTACAAAGTTTACTGCCGTAAGCCAACACAAGCAGAAATCAACCAGCACAAAGAAGAACACTTCACATTCTGTTTTGCTGGCGATGCATGCAAAAGCTGGCAGTATTACAAAAAAGACGTGCAAGCACTCAAACAACTTGGGTGTAGTGCATATCGTTTTTCTGTTGCGTGGGAAAAAATTATGCCAACCGAAGATACTTTTGATGCAGCTGCATTACAACACTACGTTGATGTGTGTGATGAACTAATCGCTAACAATATAAAGCCAGTTATTACACTCTATCATTATACAGAGCCATTGTGGTTTGACGCAAAGGGCGGCTTTGAAAAAGCAGAAAATATTAAGTATTATGTTGCATTTTGTACAAAAATTTTTGAAACCCTTGGCGATAGAGTGCATCTGTATTTAACATTCAATTCGCCTATTGGTGGCATTGCACTCAATAGTTATCATCAAGGTGGACGCCCACCATTTAAGAAAAATAGCAAAGTTACATGCCAGGTAATTATAAACTTACTTGATGCGCACGTTGCTGCATATAAAGCAAAAGAACTTGTTAATCCAAACTTGAAAGTGGGTATTCTAAAAAATACACATCAACTTGATACGTGGAATAAGTGGAATCCAATTGATCACTTGGTATGTAAAATGGGAAACAAACTACAAGACGATCCATTTTATCAATTCTTTACCACTGGTAAAATTGACATGATGTTGCCATTTAAAATTCAACACGAAAATAAAAATGCACCATACTCACTTGATTTTGTCGGGCTTAACTATTACGGACATCGCTATTTAAAAGTTGGCTTAGGTCTTTCTAAAAAATGTAGTCCAAAAGAACAACGATGCGGTACGCCAGGTAACTACCATGAATCATATACTATTTATCCTGAAGGTATATATCGCGCACTCATGAGTATGCATGAACGTTTAATTAAACCACTCAGGCAAAATACTGGCAGGCACCTACCAATATATGTGACAGAAAATGGTATTGGTACCAATGATGAGAATCAACGTACTGAATTTATGAAAAAATATTTGTATGCAATTTCCCGAGCTATTCAAAATGGTTGTGATGTGCGTGGATATTTTTATTGGTCTTTGCTTGATAATTACGAATGGGGTCGCTATAGCAAATGTTATGGACTATTTAAAGTTGCTAAAGATACATTT from Candidatus Dependentiae bacterium harbors:
- a CDS encoding RNA-binding protein — translated: MKNIYVGNLSYNATENQVKDLFAEFGEVASVRIIKDKFTGNSKGFAFVEMPANDEAEQAISSLDGKEIGGRNIKVNEARPREERPVRRGPRHF
- a CDS encoding glycoside hydrolase family 1 protein, coding for MHINITVGMMRILLTALLGFFGATNDYCKTSTNSCTDITKKHWTWKRINQNEYIFPSYFLFGAGTSAHQIEENCDNNTWGKNSRYAQQLRIIKQSEFDKTWNEQKDNWCKNFYKVYCRKPTQAEINQHKEEHFTFCFAGDACKSWQYYKKDVQALKQLGCSAYRFSVAWEKIMPTEDTFDAAALQHYVDVCDELIANNIKPVITLYHYTEPLWFDAKGGFEKAENIKYYVAFCTKIFETLGDRVHLYLTFNSPIGGIALNSYHQGGRPPFKKNSKVTCQVIINLLDAHVAAYKAKELVNPNLKVGILKNTHQLDTWNKWNPIDHLVCKMGNKLQDDPFYQFFTTGKIDMMLPFKIQHENKNAPYSLDFVGLNYYGHRYLKVGLGLSKKCSPKEQRCGTPGNYHESYTIYPEGIYRALMSMHERLIKPLRQNTGRHLPIYVTENGIGTNDENQRTEFMKKYLYAISRAIQNGCDVRGYFYWSLLDNYEWGRYSKCYGLFKVAKDTFDRIIKPSASHYMNLIAAHTKAGIDTLKTGSVNDITVHIVDTQVSIQ
- the ychF gene encoding redox-regulated ATPase YchF, with product MKAGLVGLPNVGKSTLFNALTKSSIPAENYPFCTIEPHVAITNVPDARVDHLYTMYQSQKKIPATVTFVDIAGLVKGAAAGQGLGNQFLGHIREVDLILHVLRCFEDENVIRENGKIDPLADYEIIIAELMLKDLELINKRLEKMVKLIRRAQGKPKELKELQDEQKLLEDVQKALDTGNFEKARTLLQESNVQAPPMLSTKNYLIIANVSEEELDGNAYERNPHYQALIKQFGKKRIIALNAKTEFELSQMDELQAKEMMDMLGIKEKSLDTVIKKSYEYLGLITFFTCGPVEIHAWPIHEGTAARQAAGEIHSDLERGFICAEVFSYNDLAELGSTAKVKEEGKTRREGQDYLVRDGDIILIKFNV